A single genomic interval of Pan paniscus chromosome 18, NHGRI_mPanPan1-v2.0_pri, whole genome shotgun sequence harbors:
- the ATXN2L gene encoding ataxin-2-like protein isoform X7 — MLKPQPPQQPSQPQQPPPTQQAVARRPPGGTSPPNGGLPGPLATSAAPPGPPAAASPCLGPVAAAGSGLRRGAEGILAPQPPPPQQHQERPGAAAIGSARGQSTGKGPPQSPVFEGVYNNSRMLHFLTAVVGSTCDVKVKNGTTYEGIFKTLSSKFELAVDAVHRKASEPAGGPRREDIVDTMVFKPSDVMLVHFRNVDFNYATKDKFTDSAIAMSSKVNGEHKEKVLQRWEGGDSNSDDYDLESDMSNGWDPNEMFKFNEENYGVKTTYDSSLSSYTVPLEKDNSEEFRQRELRAAQLAREIESSPQYRLRIAMENDDGRTEEEKHSAVQRQGSGRESPSLASREGKYIPLPQRVREGPRGGVRCSSSRGGRPGLSSLPPRGPHHLDNSSPGPGSEARGINGGPSRMSPKAQRPLRGAKTLSSPSNRPSGETSVPPPPAAPPFLPVGRMYPPRSPKSAAPAPISASCPEPPIGSAVPTSSASIPVTSSVSDPGVGSISPASPKISLAPTDVKELSTKEPGRTLEPQELARIAGKVPGLQNEQKRFQLEELRKFGAQFKLQPSSSPENSLDPFPPRILKEEPKGKEKEVDGLLTSEPMGSPVSSKTESVSDKEDKPPLAPSGGTEGPEQPPPPCPSQTGSPPVGLIKGEDKDEGPVAEQVKKSTLNPNAKEFNPTKPLLSVNKSTSTPTSPGPRTHSTPSIPVLTAGQSGLYSPQYISYIPQIHMGPAVQAPQMYPYPVSNSVPGQQGKYRGAKGSLPPQRSDQHQPASAPPMMQAAAAAGPPLVAATPYSSYIPYNPQQFPGQPAMMQPMAHYPSQPVFAPMLQSNPRMLTSGSHPQAIVSSSTPQYPSAEQPTPQALYATVHQSYPHHATQLHAHQPQPATTPTGSQPQSQHAAPSPVQHQAGQAPHLGSGQPQQNLYHPGALTGTPPSLPPGPSAQSPQSSFPQPAAVYAIHHQQLPHGFTNMAHVTQAHVQTGITAAPPPHPGAPHPPQVMLLHPPQSHGGPPQGAVPQSGVPALSASTPSPYPYIGHPQGEQPGQAPGFPGGADDRILQSHPSQQLPFHPPGN; from the exons ATGTTGAAGCCTCAGCCGCCACAACAGCCCTCCCAGCCCCAGCAGCCGCCCCCCACGCAACAGGCCGTGGCCCGTCGGCCCCCCGGGGGCACCAGCCCTCCCAACGGCGGCCTCCCGGGGCCGCTGGCCACCTCTGCGGCTCCTCCCGGGCCTCCAGCGGCCGCCTCCCCCTGCCTGGGGCCTGTGGCCGCTGCCGGGAGCGGGCTCCGCCGGGGAGCCGAAGGCATCTTggcgccgcagccgccgccgccgcagcagCACCAGGAGAGGCCGGGGGCAGCCGCCATCGGCAGCGCCAG ggGACAGAGCACAGGAAAGGGACCCCCACAGTCACCT GTGTTTGAAGGCGTCTACAACAATTCCAGAATGCTGCATTTCCTTACAGCTGTTGTG GGCTCCACTTGTGATGTAAAGGTGAAAAATGGTACCACTTATGAGGGTATCTTCAAGACGCTAAGCTCAAAG TTTGAACTAGCCGTGGATGCTGTGCACCGGAAAGCATCTGAGCCAGCAGGTGGCCCTCGTCGGGAGGACATTGTGGACACCATGGTGTTTAAGCCAAGTGATGTCATGCTTGTTCACTTCCGAAATGTTGACTTCAACTACGCTACTAAAG ACAAGTTCACCGATTCAGCCATTGCCATGAGCTCGAAAGTGAATGGGGAACACAAAGAGAAGGTGCTTCAGCGCTGGGAGGGGGGTGACAGCAACAGCGACGACTATGACCTCGAGTCTGACATG tccAATGGATGGGACCCCAATGAAATGTTCAAGTTCAATGAGGAGAACTACGGTGTGAAGACTACCTATGATAGCAGTCTTTCTTCTTATAC GGTGCCCTTAGAAAAGGACAACTCAGAAGAGTTTCGTCAGCGAGAGCTGCGTGCGGCCCAGTTGGCTCGAGAGATTGAATCAAGCCCCCAGTACCGCCTACGGATCGCCATGGAGAACGACGATGGGCGCACTGAAGAGGAGAAGCACAGTGCAGTCCAGCGGCAGGGCTCAGGGCGGGAGAGCCCCAGCTTGGCATCCAG GGAGGGGAAGTATATCCCTCTGCCTCAACGAGTCCGGGAAGGTCCCCGGGGAGGAGTTCGATGCAGCAGCTCTCGGGGCGGTCGGCCTGGCCTTAGCTCTTTGCCACCTCGTGGCCCTCACCATCTGGACAACAGCAGCCCTGGCCCAGGTTCTGAGGCCCGTGGTATCAATGGAG gcCCTTCCCGCATGTCCCCAAAGGCACAGCGGCCTCTGAGAGGTGCCAAGACTCTGTCTTCGCCCAGTAATAGGCCTTCTGGAGAAACttctgttcctcctcctcctgcag CTCCCCCTTTTCTTCCAGTGGGCCGGATGTATCCCCCGCGTTCTCCCAAGTCTGCTGCCCCTGCCCCAATCTCAGCTTCCTGTCCAGAGCCTCCCATCGGCTCGGCAGTGCCAACCTCTTCAGCCTCCATCCCTGTGACCTCATCAGTCTCAGATCCTGGAGTGGGCTCCATTTCTCCAGCTTCTCCAAAGATCTCCCTGGCCCCCACAGATG TAAAAGAACTCTCTACCAAGGAACCTGGGAGAACTCTGGAGCCCCAGGAGCTGGCTCGGATAGCTGGGAAAG TCCCTGGTCTTCAGAATGAACAGAAACGATTCCAACTGGAAGAACTGAGAAAGTTTGGGGCCCAGTTTAAG CTTCAGCCCAGTAGCTCCCCTGAGAACAGCCTGGATCCTTTTCCTCCCCGGATCTTAAAGGAGGAGcccaaaggaaaggagaaggaggttgATGGTCTGTTGACTTCAGAGCCCATGGGGTCTCCCGTCTCCTCCAAGACAGAGTCCGTATCGGATAAGGAGGACAAACCACCTCTGGCACCATCAGGAGGCACTGAGGGGCCAGAGCAGCCCCCACCACCTTGTCCAAGCCAAACTGGCAGCCCCCCGGTGGGCCTCATCAAGGGAGAAGACAAAGATGAGGGCCCTGTTGCTGA ACAAGTAAAGAAATCAACGTTGAACCCTAATGCTAAGGAGTTCAATCCTACAAAGCCTCTGCTgtctgtg AATAAATCCACCAGTACCCCAACTTCTCCGGGGCCCCGGACTCATTCAACTCCctccatcccggtgctgacagcaGGCCAGAGTGGGCTATACAGCCCCCAGTACATCTCCTACATACCTCAGATCCACATGGGACCAGCTGTGCAG GCACCTCAGATGTATCCATATCCTGTATCCAATTCAGTGCCTGGGCAGCAGGGCAAGTACCGGGGAGCAAAAG gCTCCCTTCCTCCGCAGCGCTCGGACCAACACCAGCCAGCCTCAGCCCCGCCGATGATGCAGGCCGCCGCGGCTGCTGGCCCGCCTCTGGTGGCTGCCACGCCCTATTCTTCCTACATCCCCTACAACCCTCAGCAGTTCCCAGGCCAGCCGGCCATGATGCAGCCCATGGCCCACTACCCCTCACAG CCGGTGTTTGCCCCCATGCTTCAGAGCAACCCACGCATGCTGACGTCGGGCAGCCATCCCCAGGCCATCGTGTCATCCTCTACCCCTCAGTACCCTTCTGCAGAGCAGCCTACCCCCCAAGCCCTTTATG CCACTGTTCACCAGTCCTACCCACACCATGCCACACAGCTCCATGCCCACCAGCCGCAGCCAGCTACCACGCCTACTGGAAGCCAGCCGCAGTCCCAGCATGCGGCCCCCAGTCCTGTCCAG CATCAGGCGGGGCAGGCCCCACACTTGGGCAGTGGACAGCCACAGCAGAATCTGTACCACCCAGGGGCCCTGACAGGCACGCCGCCCTCTCTGCCACCGGGACCTTCTGCCCAGTCCCCTCAGAGCAGCTTCCCCCAGCCAGCCGCTGTGTATGCCATCCACCACCAGCAGCTGCCCCACGGCTTCACCAACATGGCCCATGTTACCCAG GCCCATGTCCAAACTGGAATCACAGCAGCCCCGCCCCCTCACCCTGGGGCTCCCCACCCgccccaggtgatgctgctgcaCCCACCCCAGAGTCATGGGGGGCCCCCCCAAGGCGCGGTGCCCCAGAGTGGGGTGCCTGCACTCTCAGCTTCCACACCCTCACCCTACCCCTACATCGGACACCCCCAAGGTGAGCAGCCTGGCCAGGCGCCTGGATTTCCAGGAGGAGCCGATGACAGGATTC TTCAATCTCATCCCTCCCAGCAGCTCCCCTTCCACCCCCCGGGGAACTGA
- the ATXN2L gene encoding ataxin-2-like protein isoform X3 gives MLKPQPPQQPSQPQQPPPTQQAVARRPPGGTSPPNGGLPGPLATSAAPPGPPAAASPCLGPVAAAGSGLRRGAEGILAPQPPPPQQHQERPGAAAIGSARGQSTGKGPPQSPVFEGVYNNSRMLHFLTAVVGSTCDVKVKNGTTYEGIFKTLSSKFELAVDAVHRKASEPAGGPRREDIVDTMVFKPSDVMLVHFRNVDFNYATKDKFTDSAIAMSSKVNGEHKEKVLQRWEGGDSNSDDYDLESDMSNGWDPNEMFKFNEENYGVKTTYDSSLSSYTVPLEKDNSEEFRQRELRAAQLAREIESSPQYRLRIAMENDDGRTEEEKHSAVQRQGSGRESPSLASREGKYIPLPQRVREGPRGGVRCSSSRGGRPGLSSLPPRGPHHLDNSSPGPGSEARGINGGPSRMSPKAQRPLRGAKTLSSPSNRPSGETSVPPPPAAPPFLPVGRMYPPRSPKSAAPAPISASCPEPPIGSAVPTSSASIPVTSSVSDPGVGSISPASPKISLAPTDVKELSTKEPGRTLEPQELARIAGKVPGLQNEQKRFQLEELRKFGAQFKLQPSSSPENSLDPFPPRILKEEPKGKEKEVDGLLTSEPMGSPVSSKTESVSDKEDKPPLAPSGGTEGPEQPPPPCPSQTGSPPVGLIKGEDKDEGPVAEQVKKSTLNPNAKEFNPTKPLLSVNKSTSTPTSPGPRTHSTPSIPVLTAGQSGLYSPQYISYIPQIHMGPAVQAPQMYPYPVSNSVPGQQGKYRGAKGSLPPQRSDQHQPASAPPMMQAAAAAGPPLVAATPYSSYIPYNPQQFPGQPAMMQPMAHYPSQPVFAPMLQSNPRMLTSGSHPQAIVSSSTPQYPSAEQPTPQALYATVHQSYPHHATQLHAHQPQPATTPTGSQPQSQHAAPSPVQHQAGQAPHLGSGQPQQNLYHPGALTGTPPSLPPGPSAQSPQSSFPQPAAVYAIHHQQLPHGFTNMAHVTQAHVQTGITAAPPPHPGAPHPPQVMLLHPPQSHGGPPQGAVPQSGVPALSASTPSPYPYIGHPQVCRVGRSHSRRRQGLAPGSVLCFPPSSLSCDPAAPLPTASPALSDPDCLLT, from the exons ATGTTGAAGCCTCAGCCGCCACAACAGCCCTCCCAGCCCCAGCAGCCGCCCCCCACGCAACAGGCCGTGGCCCGTCGGCCCCCCGGGGGCACCAGCCCTCCCAACGGCGGCCTCCCGGGGCCGCTGGCCACCTCTGCGGCTCCTCCCGGGCCTCCAGCGGCCGCCTCCCCCTGCCTGGGGCCTGTGGCCGCTGCCGGGAGCGGGCTCCGCCGGGGAGCCGAAGGCATCTTggcgccgcagccgccgccgccgcagcagCACCAGGAGAGGCCGGGGGCAGCCGCCATCGGCAGCGCCAG ggGACAGAGCACAGGAAAGGGACCCCCACAGTCACCT GTGTTTGAAGGCGTCTACAACAATTCCAGAATGCTGCATTTCCTTACAGCTGTTGTG GGCTCCACTTGTGATGTAAAGGTGAAAAATGGTACCACTTATGAGGGTATCTTCAAGACGCTAAGCTCAAAG TTTGAACTAGCCGTGGATGCTGTGCACCGGAAAGCATCTGAGCCAGCAGGTGGCCCTCGTCGGGAGGACATTGTGGACACCATGGTGTTTAAGCCAAGTGATGTCATGCTTGTTCACTTCCGAAATGTTGACTTCAACTACGCTACTAAAG ACAAGTTCACCGATTCAGCCATTGCCATGAGCTCGAAAGTGAATGGGGAACACAAAGAGAAGGTGCTTCAGCGCTGGGAGGGGGGTGACAGCAACAGCGACGACTATGACCTCGAGTCTGACATG tccAATGGATGGGACCCCAATGAAATGTTCAAGTTCAATGAGGAGAACTACGGTGTGAAGACTACCTATGATAGCAGTCTTTCTTCTTATAC GGTGCCCTTAGAAAAGGACAACTCAGAAGAGTTTCGTCAGCGAGAGCTGCGTGCGGCCCAGTTGGCTCGAGAGATTGAATCAAGCCCCCAGTACCGCCTACGGATCGCCATGGAGAACGACGATGGGCGCACTGAAGAGGAGAAGCACAGTGCAGTCCAGCGGCAGGGCTCAGGGCGGGAGAGCCCCAGCTTGGCATCCAG GGAGGGGAAGTATATCCCTCTGCCTCAACGAGTCCGGGAAGGTCCCCGGGGAGGAGTTCGATGCAGCAGCTCTCGGGGCGGTCGGCCTGGCCTTAGCTCTTTGCCACCTCGTGGCCCTCACCATCTGGACAACAGCAGCCCTGGCCCAGGTTCTGAGGCCCGTGGTATCAATGGAG gcCCTTCCCGCATGTCCCCAAAGGCACAGCGGCCTCTGAGAGGTGCCAAGACTCTGTCTTCGCCCAGTAATAGGCCTTCTGGAGAAACttctgttcctcctcctcctgcag CTCCCCCTTTTCTTCCAGTGGGCCGGATGTATCCCCCGCGTTCTCCCAAGTCTGCTGCCCCTGCCCCAATCTCAGCTTCCTGTCCAGAGCCTCCCATCGGCTCGGCAGTGCCAACCTCTTCAGCCTCCATCCCTGTGACCTCATCAGTCTCAGATCCTGGAGTGGGCTCCATTTCTCCAGCTTCTCCAAAGATCTCCCTGGCCCCCACAGATG TAAAAGAACTCTCTACCAAGGAACCTGGGAGAACTCTGGAGCCCCAGGAGCTGGCTCGGATAGCTGGGAAAG TCCCTGGTCTTCAGAATGAACAGAAACGATTCCAACTGGAAGAACTGAGAAAGTTTGGGGCCCAGTTTAAG CTTCAGCCCAGTAGCTCCCCTGAGAACAGCCTGGATCCTTTTCCTCCCCGGATCTTAAAGGAGGAGcccaaaggaaaggagaaggaggttgATGGTCTGTTGACTTCAGAGCCCATGGGGTCTCCCGTCTCCTCCAAGACAGAGTCCGTATCGGATAAGGAGGACAAACCACCTCTGGCACCATCAGGAGGCACTGAGGGGCCAGAGCAGCCCCCACCACCTTGTCCAAGCCAAACTGGCAGCCCCCCGGTGGGCCTCATCAAGGGAGAAGACAAAGATGAGGGCCCTGTTGCTGA ACAAGTAAAGAAATCAACGTTGAACCCTAATGCTAAGGAGTTCAATCCTACAAAGCCTCTGCTgtctgtg AATAAATCCACCAGTACCCCAACTTCTCCGGGGCCCCGGACTCATTCAACTCCctccatcccggtgctgacagcaGGCCAGAGTGGGCTATACAGCCCCCAGTACATCTCCTACATACCTCAGATCCACATGGGACCAGCTGTGCAG GCACCTCAGATGTATCCATATCCTGTATCCAATTCAGTGCCTGGGCAGCAGGGCAAGTACCGGGGAGCAAAAG gCTCCCTTCCTCCGCAGCGCTCGGACCAACACCAGCCAGCCTCAGCCCCGCCGATGATGCAGGCCGCCGCGGCTGCTGGCCCGCCTCTGGTGGCTGCCACGCCCTATTCTTCCTACATCCCCTACAACCCTCAGCAGTTCCCAGGCCAGCCGGCCATGATGCAGCCCATGGCCCACTACCCCTCACAG CCGGTGTTTGCCCCCATGCTTCAGAGCAACCCACGCATGCTGACGTCGGGCAGCCATCCCCAGGCCATCGTGTCATCCTCTACCCCTCAGTACCCTTCTGCAGAGCAGCCTACCCCCCAAGCCCTTTATG CCACTGTTCACCAGTCCTACCCACACCATGCCACACAGCTCCATGCCCACCAGCCGCAGCCAGCTACCACGCCTACTGGAAGCCAGCCGCAGTCCCAGCATGCGGCCCCCAGTCCTGTCCAG CATCAGGCGGGGCAGGCCCCACACTTGGGCAGTGGACAGCCACAGCAGAATCTGTACCACCCAGGGGCCCTGACAGGCACGCCGCCCTCTCTGCCACCGGGACCTTCTGCCCAGTCCCCTCAGAGCAGCTTCCCCCAGCCAGCCGCTGTGTATGCCATCCACCACCAGCAGCTGCCCCACGGCTTCACCAACATGGCCCATGTTACCCAG GCCCATGTCCAAACTGGAATCACAGCAGCCCCGCCCCCTCACCCTGGGGCTCCCCACCCgccccaggtgatgctgctgcaCCCACCCCAGAGTCATGGGGGGCCCCCCCAAGGCGCGGTGCCCCAGAGTGGGGTGCCTGCACTCTCAGCTTCCACACCCTCACCCTACCCCTACATCGGACACCCCCAAG TATGTAGGGTGGGCAGAAGCCACAGTCGCCGCCGCCAGGGGCTTGCTCCTGGCTCTGTCCTTTGCTTCCCTCCGTCCTCGCTCAGTTGTGATCCAGCAGCCCCCCTCCCCACTGCCTCCCCAGCTCTCAGTGACCCCGACTGTCTCCTGACTTAG
- the ATXN2L gene encoding ataxin-2-like protein isoform X12 — MLKPQPPQQPSQPQQPPPTQQAVARRPPGGTSPPNGGLPGPLATSAAPPGPPAAASPCLGPVAAAGSGLRRGAEGILAPQPPPPQQHQERPGAAAIGSARGQSTGKGPPQSPVFEGVYNNSRMLHFLTAVVGSTCDVKVKNGTTYEGIFKTLSSKFELAVDAVHRKASEPAGGPRREDIVDTMVFKPSDVMLVHFRNVDFNYATKDKFTDSAIAMSSKVNGEHKEKVLQRWEGGDSNSDDYDLESDMSNGWDPNEMFKFNEENYGVKTTYDSSLSSYTVPLEKDNSEEFRQRELRAAQLAREIESSPQYRLRIAMENDDGRTEEEKHSAVQRQGSGRESPSLASREGKYIPLPQRVREGPRGGVRCSSSRGGRPGLSSLPPRGPHHLDNSSPGPGSEARGINGGPSRMSPKAQRPLRGAKTLSSPSNRPSGETSVPPPPAAPPFLPVGRMYPPRSPKSAAPAPISASCPEPPIGSAVPTSSASIPVTSSVSDPGVGSISPASPKISLAPTDVKELSTKEPGRTLEPQELARIAGKVPGLQNEQKRFQLEELRKFGAQFKLQPSSSPENSLDPFPPRILKEEPKGKEKEVDGLLTSEPMGSPVSSKTESVSDKEDKPPLAPSGGTEGPEQPPPPCPSQTGSPPVGLIKGEDKDEGPVAEQVKKSTLNPNAKEFNPTKPLLSVNKSTSTPTSPGPRTHSTPSIPVLTAGQSGLYSPQYISYIPQIHMGPAVQAPQMYPYPVSNSVPGQQGKYRGAKGSLPPQRSDQHQPASAPPMMQAAAAAGPPLVAATPYSSYIPYNPQQFPGQPAMMQPMAHYPSQPVFAPMLQSNPRMLTSGSHPQAIVSSSTPQYPSAEQPTPQALYATVHQSYPHHATQLHAHQPQPATTPTGSQPQSQHAAPSPVQHQAGQAPHLGSGQPQQNLYHPGALTGTPPSLPPGPSAQSPQSSFPQPAAVYAIHHQQLPHGFTNMAHVTQAHVQTGITAAPPPHPGAPHPPQVMLLHPPQSHGGPPQGAVPQSGVPALSASTPSPYPYIGHPQVQSHPSQQLPFHPPGN, encoded by the exons ATGTTGAAGCCTCAGCCGCCACAACAGCCCTCCCAGCCCCAGCAGCCGCCCCCCACGCAACAGGCCGTGGCCCGTCGGCCCCCCGGGGGCACCAGCCCTCCCAACGGCGGCCTCCCGGGGCCGCTGGCCACCTCTGCGGCTCCTCCCGGGCCTCCAGCGGCCGCCTCCCCCTGCCTGGGGCCTGTGGCCGCTGCCGGGAGCGGGCTCCGCCGGGGAGCCGAAGGCATCTTggcgccgcagccgccgccgccgcagcagCACCAGGAGAGGCCGGGGGCAGCCGCCATCGGCAGCGCCAG ggGACAGAGCACAGGAAAGGGACCCCCACAGTCACCT GTGTTTGAAGGCGTCTACAACAATTCCAGAATGCTGCATTTCCTTACAGCTGTTGTG GGCTCCACTTGTGATGTAAAGGTGAAAAATGGTACCACTTATGAGGGTATCTTCAAGACGCTAAGCTCAAAG TTTGAACTAGCCGTGGATGCTGTGCACCGGAAAGCATCTGAGCCAGCAGGTGGCCCTCGTCGGGAGGACATTGTGGACACCATGGTGTTTAAGCCAAGTGATGTCATGCTTGTTCACTTCCGAAATGTTGACTTCAACTACGCTACTAAAG ACAAGTTCACCGATTCAGCCATTGCCATGAGCTCGAAAGTGAATGGGGAACACAAAGAGAAGGTGCTTCAGCGCTGGGAGGGGGGTGACAGCAACAGCGACGACTATGACCTCGAGTCTGACATG tccAATGGATGGGACCCCAATGAAATGTTCAAGTTCAATGAGGAGAACTACGGTGTGAAGACTACCTATGATAGCAGTCTTTCTTCTTATAC GGTGCCCTTAGAAAAGGACAACTCAGAAGAGTTTCGTCAGCGAGAGCTGCGTGCGGCCCAGTTGGCTCGAGAGATTGAATCAAGCCCCCAGTACCGCCTACGGATCGCCATGGAGAACGACGATGGGCGCACTGAAGAGGAGAAGCACAGTGCAGTCCAGCGGCAGGGCTCAGGGCGGGAGAGCCCCAGCTTGGCATCCAG GGAGGGGAAGTATATCCCTCTGCCTCAACGAGTCCGGGAAGGTCCCCGGGGAGGAGTTCGATGCAGCAGCTCTCGGGGCGGTCGGCCTGGCCTTAGCTCTTTGCCACCTCGTGGCCCTCACCATCTGGACAACAGCAGCCCTGGCCCAGGTTCTGAGGCCCGTGGTATCAATGGAG gcCCTTCCCGCATGTCCCCAAAGGCACAGCGGCCTCTGAGAGGTGCCAAGACTCTGTCTTCGCCCAGTAATAGGCCTTCTGGAGAAACttctgttcctcctcctcctgcag CTCCCCCTTTTCTTCCAGTGGGCCGGATGTATCCCCCGCGTTCTCCCAAGTCTGCTGCCCCTGCCCCAATCTCAGCTTCCTGTCCAGAGCCTCCCATCGGCTCGGCAGTGCCAACCTCTTCAGCCTCCATCCCTGTGACCTCATCAGTCTCAGATCCTGGAGTGGGCTCCATTTCTCCAGCTTCTCCAAAGATCTCCCTGGCCCCCACAGATG TAAAAGAACTCTCTACCAAGGAACCTGGGAGAACTCTGGAGCCCCAGGAGCTGGCTCGGATAGCTGGGAAAG TCCCTGGTCTTCAGAATGAACAGAAACGATTCCAACTGGAAGAACTGAGAAAGTTTGGGGCCCAGTTTAAG CTTCAGCCCAGTAGCTCCCCTGAGAACAGCCTGGATCCTTTTCCTCCCCGGATCTTAAAGGAGGAGcccaaaggaaaggagaaggaggttgATGGTCTGTTGACTTCAGAGCCCATGGGGTCTCCCGTCTCCTCCAAGACAGAGTCCGTATCGGATAAGGAGGACAAACCACCTCTGGCACCATCAGGAGGCACTGAGGGGCCAGAGCAGCCCCCACCACCTTGTCCAAGCCAAACTGGCAGCCCCCCGGTGGGCCTCATCAAGGGAGAAGACAAAGATGAGGGCCCTGTTGCTGA ACAAGTAAAGAAATCAACGTTGAACCCTAATGCTAAGGAGTTCAATCCTACAAAGCCTCTGCTgtctgtg AATAAATCCACCAGTACCCCAACTTCTCCGGGGCCCCGGACTCATTCAACTCCctccatcccggtgctgacagcaGGCCAGAGTGGGCTATACAGCCCCCAGTACATCTCCTACATACCTCAGATCCACATGGGACCAGCTGTGCAG GCACCTCAGATGTATCCATATCCTGTATCCAATTCAGTGCCTGGGCAGCAGGGCAAGTACCGGGGAGCAAAAG gCTCCCTTCCTCCGCAGCGCTCGGACCAACACCAGCCAGCCTCAGCCCCGCCGATGATGCAGGCCGCCGCGGCTGCTGGCCCGCCTCTGGTGGCTGCCACGCCCTATTCTTCCTACATCCCCTACAACCCTCAGCAGTTCCCAGGCCAGCCGGCCATGATGCAGCCCATGGCCCACTACCCCTCACAG CCGGTGTTTGCCCCCATGCTTCAGAGCAACCCACGCATGCTGACGTCGGGCAGCCATCCCCAGGCCATCGTGTCATCCTCTACCCCTCAGTACCCTTCTGCAGAGCAGCCTACCCCCCAAGCCCTTTATG CCACTGTTCACCAGTCCTACCCACACCATGCCACACAGCTCCATGCCCACCAGCCGCAGCCAGCTACCACGCCTACTGGAAGCCAGCCGCAGTCCCAGCATGCGGCCCCCAGTCCTGTCCAG CATCAGGCGGGGCAGGCCCCACACTTGGGCAGTGGACAGCCACAGCAGAATCTGTACCACCCAGGGGCCCTGACAGGCACGCCGCCCTCTCTGCCACCGGGACCTTCTGCCCAGTCCCCTCAGAGCAGCTTCCCCCAGCCAGCCGCTGTGTATGCCATCCACCACCAGCAGCTGCCCCACGGCTTCACCAACATGGCCCATGTTACCCAG GCCCATGTCCAAACTGGAATCACAGCAGCCCCGCCCCCTCACCCTGGGGCTCCCCACCCgccccaggtgatgctgctgcaCCCACCCCAGAGTCATGGGGGGCCCCCCCAAGGCGCGGTGCCCCAGAGTGGGGTGCCTGCACTCTCAGCTTCCACACCCTCACCCTACCCCTACATCGGACACCCCCAAG TTCAATCTCATCCCTCCCAGCAGCTCCCCTTCCACCCCCCGGGGAACTGA